GTGACCTGGATCTCGGGGTCGCTGCGGAAGCCGCCGGCGACCCCGCCGATATGCCAGACATCCTTGCGCTTCAACAGCTCCGTCGGATGAATCGAGGCAGCATCGGTTTGGCCGTTCCGATTGAGGGTGATGGCCTCTTCGAAGTGCAGGTGCAGCGGGTGACCCCAGCCGCCGCCGGACTTTAAGGTCCAATGCTCGATATCGCCCGGTCTCGGCAGGTTCGAGACCCGCCGCATGTCGGCCAGGTGCGCAGCCCCGCCATTGACCTTGATTGCCCACGGTTCGTCGAGGGGCGTAACGCCGTCCGGGGCGAACTCGGGGTAGTCGAACGGCAGGCCGGCATCGTCAGCCCCGCCCCGCACCAGCTCGATTTCGCGCGTTCTGACGGGCGCGACCGTCGGGATCAGCCAGGATGAAGGCCCGAGATCGTCCGGATCGACCACCCGGCTCAGATCGTTGGCGCCGCAGGCATTGGCAATCGTATTCATGGTACCCGGCGCATCGACGCTGGGCACGCTGCCCACGACACGGAACTCCATGATGGCGCCGACGGCGGGATCGTCGGAGTTGCCCGACAGCGCCTGGCCGATCGTCAGGGTATCGTCCGGCTTACGGCCGTTGGAGAACTCCAGCAGGTTCACGAGGTAGAGCTTCTTTCCGACGGGGAACGCAGAGAAGTCGACGATGATATCGTACCGCTCGGCCGTCCCCTGCTGGTCCAGTTGCGGCAGGTTGCGCTCGAAGCGGGGGAACATGTTGCCGTCGTTGGCGATCTGCGTCAACAGGACGGGTTGCGCCGTGTTGGGATCGAGGCTGTCGGCGATGGCCAACTGGATCCATCGCGACATCCCCGCCGAGAGGATCCGGAAGCGGTATTTGCGCGGCAGGACATCGAGGTACGGCTTCCACTGGTAGTTGACGTGGATCATGTCGCCCAGGAAGCCGTCGGTGTCGACGATGTCGAAGAACTGCTGGCCGTCGGGCGAGCAGGCGACGTCCTGGACCAGGAAGTAGATGTCGAAATCGCGGTTGCCCCAGGTCCGCCCGTTGCGCCAGCCGCTCGGGAGCCGGAGGTTGACCGCATCGGCGGCCGCCGTCAGGCCCGGCCGCTCGTAGCCGCGATCGGGGCCGCTGAAATACTCCAACAGCCCGGCATACCCTTTGTACACATTCTCGGACGTAAAGGCGATCCGGTGGTCGTGGAACCACAAGGTCCCCTGAATCTCGCGGAAGTCGCCCGGCACCAGGATGATGTCGCCGTTATCGGTTGGTGTGGAGCAGCGCGGATCGCCCCTTCTCACCCCGATCAGCGTGTCCAGGTCCCGACCCAGGGAGTCTTTCAGGCCGGCATCGTGCCGGGCCATCATCAGAGAAAACTGGTAGTCGTAATACTGCCCCGGGAAGAAGTGGGCGTTGGCGGCGCCGTCGCTCTCGGCGCCGTTGTGGCCGTTGTGGTTGTGGGTGGTCGGTTCATTGCGCCCGTAGCCGCCGTTGTCCGCCGGGTCAAACGGCAGGTTATTGTAATGACGCAGGATGACCGATTCGCCGTATCGACACTGCAGGAGGGCGGGAAAGGCGTAGTCGCCGAGTCCGCTTGCGATGTCTTTCTCGTCTTTCGCGAGCCAATCGCCCCCCCGGCAGAACCGCCCCTCGCCCATGGTCCAGATCGCATTCGGCCCCTGCACCTCC
Above is a genomic segment from Candidatus Methylomirabilota bacterium containing:
- a CDS encoding copper oxidase, whose amino-acid sequence is MLWLPKNASKARLREAEHARRNRAEIVAARSAGQVSRRELFKMGVFTAGGMLAVKNGLSPFAKSAFAEVPTGTPPSPYPRLSDVPFTVPMMQPHTLTRQPLRQVRGFSRGEIDLLWPRGAFAVAPQSRQRGQRVNRDELLFTRRIARDEMRSMRRSNTTPITHTCNLVDGVKRRDWPSPGLQGPREGRPPGEAFAHQRWYEMMRSSRLNRQGTYPFDPVGVIISYGQIYTGFKYKLDSDWEVQGPNAIWTMGEGRFCRGGDWLAKDEKDIASGLGDYAFPALLQCRYGESVILRHYNNLPFDPADNGGYGRNEPTTHNHNGHNGAESDGAANAHFFPGQYYDYQFSLMMARHDAGLKDSLGRDLDTLIGVRRGDPRCSTPTDNGDIILVPGDFREIQGTLWFHDHRIAFTSENVYKGYAGLLEYFSGPDRGYERPGLTAAADAVNLRLPSGWRNGRTWGNRDFDIYFLVQDVACSPDGQQFFDIVDTDGFLGDMIHVNYQWKPYLDVLPRKYRFRILSAGMSRWIQLAIADSLDPNTAQPVLLTQIANDGNMFPRFERNLPQLDQQGTAERYDIIVDFSAFPVGKKLYLVNLLEFSNGRKPDDTLTIGQALSGNSDDPAVGAIMEFRVVGSVPSVDAPGTMNTIANACGANDLSRVVDPDDLGPSSWLIPTVAPVRTREIELVRGGADDAGLPFDYPEFAPDGVTPLDEPWAIKVNGGAAHLADMRRVSNLPRPGDIEHWTLKSGGGWGHPLHLHFEEAITLNRNGQTDAASIHPTELLKRKDVWHIGGVAGGFRSDPEIQVTFGEFGGAYVNHCHNTVHEDSAMLLRYDLIRGSSNAGIDDVHITVLPTPDPRPTGVTYTDSCYLTEGNPQGFDTGVPECSDPVGPGSLAGPQGVPPEGYIDLPESTDPRTF